The Bradysia coprophila strain Holo2 unplaced genomic scaffold, BU_Bcop_v1 contig_151, whole genome shotgun sequence genome contains a region encoding:
- the LOC119074444 gene encoding protein sarah, protein MAEVPDYDKLSPDENIFINQADGLPNEHPSIPDHDSDDENNACDPDSFDDLPTSVIVTNIHSEVFLDDDLKAEMEELFRMFSPSATFQWLKSFRRLRVNFDNGVAAANARIHLHQYEFGKSLITCYFAQPVTPVARKYLQPPAPYKQFLISPPSSPPAGWEPREEGEPLVNHDLLAALANLTPGESHELHPPTPEHPGIIVHTALLGDVDEDGNSLGVVDKPRIHTRCPERSS, encoded by the coding sequence ATGGCCGAAGTACCGGATTACGACAAACTTTCGCCGGACGAAAACATATTCATCAATCAGGCGGACGGTTTGCCCAACGAACATCCGTCGATACCCGATCACGACTCCGACGACGAGAACAATGCCTGCGATCCGGACTCATTCGACGACCTGCCCACATCGGTCATCGTCACAAACATCCATTCGGAAGTGTTCCTCGACGATGACCTGAAGGCCGAAATGGAAGAATTGTTTCGCATGTTCTCGCCGAGTGCAACATTTCAATGGCTGAAATCGTTTCGGCGATTGCGCGTCAATTTCGATAATGGTGTAGCAGCAGCCAATGCCCGCATTCATTTGCATCAGTATGAGTTCGGTAAGTCATTGATTACGTGCTATTTTGCTCAACCGGTTACGCCTGTCGCACGGAAATATCTACAACCACCGGCACCGTACAAGCAATTTCTCATTTCACCACCGTCCAGTCCACCGGCCGGCTGGGAACCGAGAGAAGAAGGTGAACCGCTTGTCAATCATGATCTGCTCGCCGCATTAGCCAATCTTACACCTGGCGAAAGTCATGAATTGCATCCGCCGACGCCCGAGCATCCAGGTATTATTGTTCATACGGCACTTTTGGGAGATGTCGATGAAGATGGCAATAGTTTAGGTGTTGTCGATAAGCCAAGAATTCATACCAGATGTCCGGAACGGTCATCGTAA